One genomic region from Pseudoduganella dura encodes:
- a CDS encoding phenylacetic acid degradation protein PaaY, whose amino-acid sequence MVKVYEINGVRPVVHPSAYVHPTAVLIGDVIVGPRCYVGPLASLRGDFGRLILEEGSNVQDGCVMHGFENSDTVVEVDGHIGHGAVLHGCRIGRNALVGMNAVVMDNAVVGSESIVAAMSFVKANMQIPPRSMVMGTPARIVRAVTDAEIAWKNTGTAQYHELAVRSRDTMREVEALAAPEPDRPRIAWDGSVPLHVHKKTT is encoded by the coding sequence ATGGTCAAGGTCTATGAAATCAACGGCGTGCGGCCGGTCGTGCACCCGTCCGCCTATGTGCACCCGACCGCCGTGCTGATCGGCGACGTGATCGTCGGGCCGCGCTGCTATGTCGGCCCACTGGCCTCGCTGCGCGGCGACTTCGGCCGGCTGATCCTGGAAGAAGGGTCGAACGTGCAGGACGGCTGCGTGATGCACGGCTTCGAGAACAGCGATACCGTCGTCGAAGTGGATGGCCACATCGGCCACGGCGCCGTGCTGCACGGCTGCCGCATCGGGCGCAACGCGCTGGTCGGCATGAATGCGGTGGTGATGGACAACGCGGTGGTCGGCAGCGAAAGCATCGTGGCGGCCATGAGCTTCGTGAAGGCGAACATGCAGATCCCGCCGCGCAGCATGGTGATGGGCACGCCGGCGCGGATCGTGCGCGCAGTCACGGATGCGGAAATCGCGTGGAAGAACACCGGCACCGCCCAGTACCACGAACTGGCGGTGCGCTCGCGCGACACGATGCGCGAAGTCGAGGCGCTCGCGGCGCCGGAGCCGGACCGGCCGCGCATCGCGTGGGACGGTTCGGTACCGCTGCACGTGCACAAGAAAACAACCTGA
- the paaH gene encoding 3-hydroxyacyl-CoA dehydrogenase PaaH — translation MVAIARDSVIAVVGSGAMGAGIAQVAAAAGHTVRLYDARPDALNKAIDDIAGTFGKLAAKGKMSTADAEAARGRLHAAASLDELADAALVIEAIVEDLDAKRALFMALEGIVADDAILATNTSSISVTAIAAPLRRPERLAGMHFFNPVPLMALVEVVSGLATDRAVAQAVHAIAAAWGKNPVHAKSTPGFIVNRVARPYYAEAWRLLNEGAADPATLDAVMREAGGFRMGPFELMDLIGHDVNYAVTKSVFDAYYGDPRFTPSVLQRDMVDAGFLGRKSGRGSYRYGDNAMPPQARHEPTCPRPDYVGYSLEAGASSALTAPMLARLEAHGMQVARRVSAEGHQHREAPAFHCNGAAIYMTDGRTATARASANGHDDTVVFDLVLDAASATRIAVARADQCGEAAYQAAVALFQSAGFAVTRLDDVPGLAVMRTVAMLANEAADTVHQGVCSAPAVDMAMQKGVNYPRGPLAWADAVGVGHIVTVLDNLAATYGEDRYRVSPMLRRRQAAGKAIHAE, via the coding sequence ATGGTTGCAATCGCACGGGATTCCGTCATCGCCGTCGTCGGCAGCGGCGCCATGGGCGCCGGCATCGCGCAGGTGGCGGCGGCCGCCGGCCATACCGTCAGGCTGTACGATGCCCGGCCGGACGCGCTGAACAAGGCCATCGACGATATCGCCGGCACGTTCGGCAAGCTGGCGGCGAAAGGCAAAATGAGCACCGCCGATGCCGAAGCCGCGCGCGGCCGGCTGCATGCCGCGGCATCGCTGGACGAGCTGGCCGATGCCGCGCTGGTGATCGAGGCGATCGTCGAGGACCTCGATGCAAAGCGCGCGCTGTTCATGGCGCTGGAAGGCATCGTCGCGGACGATGCGATCCTGGCCACCAACACATCGTCGATCTCGGTGACCGCGATCGCCGCGCCGCTGCGCCGGCCGGAACGCCTCGCCGGCATGCATTTCTTTAATCCGGTGCCGCTGATGGCGCTGGTGGAAGTGGTCAGCGGCCTGGCCACCGACCGCGCCGTCGCGCAAGCCGTGCACGCTATCGCCGCCGCCTGGGGCAAGAACCCGGTGCATGCGAAATCCACGCCCGGCTTCATCGTCAACCGGGTGGCACGGCCGTACTACGCCGAAGCGTGGCGGCTGCTGAACGAGGGCGCCGCCGATCCGGCCACGCTGGACGCGGTGATGCGCGAGGCGGGCGGCTTCCGGATGGGACCGTTCGAACTGATGGACCTGATCGGCCACGACGTCAATTACGCCGTCACGAAATCCGTGTTCGACGCGTATTACGGCGATCCCCGCTTCACACCCTCGGTGCTGCAGCGCGACATGGTCGATGCCGGCTTCCTGGGCCGCAAATCGGGCCGCGGTTCCTATCGCTACGGCGACAACGCGATGCCGCCGCAGGCAAGGCATGAGCCGACCTGCCCGCGGCCGGACTACGTGGGCTACAGCCTGGAGGCGGGCGCCAGCAGCGCGCTGACGGCGCCGATGCTGGCGCGCCTCGAAGCGCATGGCATGCAGGTGGCGCGGCGCGTTTCCGCCGAAGGTCACCAGCACCGCGAAGCCCCCGCGTTCCATTGCAACGGCGCCGCCATCTACATGACCGATGGACGCACCGCCACCGCCCGCGCCAGCGCGAACGGGCATGACGATACCGTGGTGTTCGATCTCGTGCTGGATGCGGCCAGCGCCACGCGCATCGCCGTGGCCCGCGCCGACCAGTGCGGCGAAGCCGCGTACCAGGCCGCCGTGGCGCTGTTCCAGTCCGCCGGCTTCGCCGTGACGCGCCTGGACGACGTGCCGGGCCTGGCCGTAATGCGCACCGTGGCGATGCTGGCCAACGAGGCGGCCGACACCGTGCACCAGGGAGTGTGCAGCGCACCGGCCGTGGACATGGCGATGCAAAAGGGCGTCAACTACCCGCGCGGGCCGCTGGCCTGGGCCGACGCGGTGGGCGTGGGCCACATCGTCACGGTGCTCGATAATCTCGCCGCCACATATGGCGAGGACCGCTACCGCGTGTCGCCGATGCTGCGCCGCCGGCAGGCCGCTGGAAAGGCCATCCATGCCGAATGA
- the paaK gene encoding phenylacetate--CoA ligase PaaK, which translates to MTEFSTARIPAPAELEPIERASRDELQALQLQRLKQTLRHAYDNVPHYRAAFDAKGVHPEELRTLADLAKFPFTDKKTLRDNYPFGMFAVPREQVVRIHASSGTTGKATVVGYTRNDIDTWANVVARSIRAAGGRAGDMVHISYGYGLFTGGLGAHYGAERLGCTVIPMSGGQTEKQVQLIRDFEPSIIMVTPSYMLNIIEEFQKQGLDPAASSLKVGIFGAEPWTDAMRHEIEGRAGIDAVDIYGLSEVMGPGVASECIESKDGPVIWEDHFYPEIIDPETGEVLPDGVEGELVFTSLTKEAMPVIRYRTRDLTRLLPPTSRAMRRMGKITGRSDDMLIIRGVNVFPTQIEELILTIPKLAPQYQLVVTRDGHLDRLEVVAELRPDVSGGEGGALAAELANELERCIKTHVGVSTRVTVVATDGIERTLTGKARRVVDKRPRN; encoded by the coding sequence ATGACCGAATTTTCCACTGCGCGCATTCCCGCGCCCGCCGAGCTGGAGCCGATCGAGCGGGCCAGCCGCGACGAGCTGCAGGCATTGCAGCTGCAGCGGCTCAAGCAGACGCTGCGGCATGCGTACGACAACGTGCCGCACTACCGCGCCGCCTTCGATGCGAAGGGCGTGCACCCGGAAGAGCTGCGAACCCTGGCCGACCTGGCGAAATTCCCGTTCACGGACAAGAAGACGCTGCGCGACAACTACCCGTTCGGTATGTTCGCCGTACCGCGCGAACAGGTGGTGCGCATCCACGCCTCGAGCGGCACTACCGGCAAGGCCACCGTCGTGGGCTACACCCGCAACGACATCGACACCTGGGCCAATGTCGTGGCCCGCTCGATCCGCGCGGCCGGCGGCCGGGCCGGCGACATGGTGCACATCTCTTACGGCTACGGCCTGTTCACCGGCGGGCTGGGCGCGCACTACGGCGCCGAGCGGCTCGGCTGCACGGTCATTCCCATGTCCGGCGGGCAGACCGAAAAGCAGGTGCAGCTGATCCGCGACTTCGAGCCGTCGATCATCATGGTCACGCCGTCGTACATGCTGAACATCATCGAGGAATTCCAGAAACAGGGCCTGGACCCGGCCGCCTCGTCGCTGAAGGTGGGCATCTTCGGCGCCGAACCATGGACCGACGCGATGCGCCACGAGATCGAAGGGCGCGCCGGCATCGACGCGGTGGATATCTACGGGCTGTCCGAAGTGATGGGCCCCGGCGTGGCCAGCGAATGCATCGAAAGCAAGGATGGCCCGGTCATCTGGGAGGACCATTTCTACCCGGAGATCATCGACCCGGAAACGGGCGAAGTGCTGCCGGACGGCGTGGAGGGCGAGCTGGTGTTCACGTCGCTGACGAAAGAGGCGATGCCGGTGATCCGGTACCGAACACGCGACCTGACGCGGTTGCTGCCGCCGACCTCGCGCGCGATGCGCCGCATGGGCAAGATCACCGGCCGGTCGGACGACATGCTGATCATCCGCGGCGTGAACGTGTTCCCCACGCAGATCGAGGAACTGATCCTGACGATACCGAAGCTGGCGCCGCAATACCAGCTCGTCGTCACGCGCGACGGGCACCTGGACAGGCTGGAGGTGGTGGCCGAGCTGCGCCCGGACGTTTCCGGGGGCGAGGGCGGGGCGCTGGCGGCGGAGTTGGCAAATGAGCTGGAGCGCTGCATCAAGACCCACGTGGGCGTGTCCACCCGCGTGACCGTGGTGGCCACGGATGGCATCGAACGCACGCTGACGGGCAAGGCCCGCCGCGTGGTCGACAAGCGGCCGAGGAACTGA
- the paaI gene encoding hydroxyphenylacetyl-CoA thioesterase PaaI: MPNDASPVDADRDPLALAEAAGAAMFGRDPASRGLGMTLDEIRPGYARMSMRVRGDMLNGHATCHGGFIFALADSAFAFACNSHNHNTVGAGCTIDYLAPGRQDDLLTAEAVERALAGKTGIYDVDVVNQDGRLIATFRGKSHRVGGTVV; the protein is encoded by the coding sequence ATGCCGAATGACGCCTCGCCCGTGGATGCGGACCGGGACCCGCTGGCGCTGGCCGAGGCGGCCGGCGCGGCGATGTTCGGGCGCGATCCCGCCAGCCGGGGGCTGGGAATGACGCTCGACGAGATCCGCCCGGGCTACGCCCGCATGTCGATGCGCGTGCGCGGCGACATGCTGAACGGCCACGCAACCTGCCACGGCGGCTTCATCTTCGCCCTGGCGGACAGCGCGTTCGCCTTTGCCTGCAACAGCCATAACCACAACACGGTGGGCGCGGGCTGCACGATCGATTATCTGGCGCCGGGACGCCAGGACGACCTGCTCACCGCCGAGGCGGTCGAGCGGGCGCTCGCCGGCAAGACCGGCATCTACGACGTCGACGTCGTCAACCAGGATGGCCGGCTGATCGCCACGTTCCGGGGCAAGTCGCACCGGGTGGGCGGCACGGTCGTCTGA